A window of Borrelia sp. A-FGy1 contains these coding sequences:
- a CDS encoding CvpA family protein: MLEQNPVKITGIADILITIIFVSLGFRGFLRGFIKEIGGFIEVFALILLLYNKTHNFQAFISPILELSYIQALLVFFLLIHIGFLILQSLIESIISQLKLLFFNRILGLILGLFEAFGIIAIVIYLIHSQQIFKPSYFLEGSILIEYLNPGIKYFFKLSKIQ, from the coding sequence ATGCTAGAACAAAATCCCGTTAAAATAACTGGTATAGCCGACATATTAATAACAATAATTTTTGTCTCGCTAGGGTTTAGAGGATTTTTAAGAGGTTTTATTAAAGAAATTGGTGGATTTATTGAAGTTTTTGCTTTAATACTTTTACTTTACAATAAGACTCATAATTTTCAAGCATTTATATCTCCTATTCTTGAACTATCCTATATTCAAGCATTATTAGTATTTTTTCTATTAATACATATAGGATTTCTAATATTACAATCACTCATTGAATCAATAATAAGTCAACTTAAACTACTATTTTTTAATAGAATACTTGGTCTAATACTTGGGCTATTTGAAGCTTTTGGAATAATTGCAATTGTAATTTATTTAATTCACTCACAACAAATCTTTAAACCCTCTTACTTTTTAGAAGGAAGTATATTAATTGAATATCTTAATCCTGGGATAAAATATTTTTTCAAATTATCAAAAATACAATAA
- the murG gene encoding undecaprenyldiphospho-muramoylpentapeptide beta-N-acetylglucosaminyltransferase, protein MKNKSIIFFTGGGTGGHVFPGIAIIETLRKLDKNIEFFWLGQKESIEAKIIKEYSHIKFIEIPSGKLRRYFSLQNFTDFLKIIAGITKSFFIIKKYKPKIIYATGGFVSSPPIIAASFFKVKKITHEMDLDPGLATKINSKFANKIHISFKESTKYFKNKNVIYTGSPIRAEFTNPNPNIIKTLSHSTEKPIISLLGGSLGAEVLNKLAANIKNKIDAYFIHQCGKSLDEIRENNYLRRPFFNAEEMSSIIKFSNIIISRAGAGAIKEFANAGACVILIPFKKGSRGDQVRNASLLEEQNACLKIEEENLNENIIINTIQEILENKEKANILRFNINKFHQQGSSNLIANILLKEFEEIEC, encoded by the coding sequence ATGAAAAATAAAAGTATAATATTTTTTACAGGAGGAGGTACTGGAGGGCATGTTTTCCCAGGGATAGCAATAATTGAAACTTTAAGAAAATTAGACAAGAATATTGAATTTTTCTGGTTAGGGCAAAAAGAATCAATAGAAGCTAAAATCATAAAAGAATATTCTCACATTAAATTTATTGAAATTCCATCCGGAAAACTTAGAAGATATTTCTCACTACAAAATTTTACCGATTTTCTAAAAATTATAGCTGGAATAACTAAAAGCTTTTTTATAATAAAAAAGTATAAACCTAAAATTATATATGCAACTGGAGGCTTTGTATCAAGTCCTCCTATTATTGCAGCAAGTTTTTTTAAAGTAAAAAAAATAACTCATGAAATGGACCTTGATCCTGGCCTTGCAACTAAAATTAATTCAAAGTTTGCAAACAAAATACATATCAGCTTCAAAGAAAGTACAAAATATTTTAAAAATAAAAATGTCATATACACAGGTTCGCCAATTAGGGCGGAATTTACAAATCCAAATCCAAATATTATAAAAACCCTGTCTCACAGCACAGAAAAGCCTATTATTAGCTTACTAGGAGGTTCTCTTGGAGCAGAAGTTTTAAATAAACTAGCAGCCAATATCAAAAATAAAATTGACGCCTATTTCATACACCAATGTGGCAAAAGTCTAGATGAAATTAGAGAAAATAATTATCTAAGACGTCCGTTTTTTAATGCAGAAGAAATGTCAAGCATAATCAAATTTTCAAATATAATAATTAGCAGAGCTGGGGCTGGAGCCATTAAAGAATTTGCTAACGCGGGAGCTTGTGTAATACTTATTCCATTCAAAAAAGGATCAAGAGGTGACCAAGTTAGAAATGCAAGCTTACTAGAAGAACAAAATGCATGCTTAAAAATAGAAGAAGAAAATTTAAATGAAAATATTATTATAAATACTATACAAGAAATATTGGAAAATAAAGAAAAAGCCAACATATTAAGATTTAATATCAATAAATTTCATCAACAAGGTTCATCAAACCTAATAGCTAATATATTATTAAAAGAATTTGAGGAAATAGAATGCTAG
- a CDS encoding sigma-54 dependent transcriptional regulator, translating into MSKLLVVDDEKNIREGIATYLEEEGFFVFTASDGEEALETIENEKIDAIIADLRMPLLSGEELLKIVKDKNPNIPFIILTAHGTVDSAVDAMREGAYDFLTKPVDLERLLLIIKRALNSQNDKIHKSLSSKNIIIRKDLNYYEHILGKSLVMQKILELVKKIAKSKASVLITGESGVGKEVIADAIFDLSNRNDKPFIKVNCAALSESILESELFGHEKGAFTGAISQKKGRFELADKGTIFLDEIVEVSPEVQVKLLRVLQNKTFERVGGELTMQVDIRLLTATNKNIEEEIKKGRFREDLFYRLNIININIPPLRERKDDIYNLTSILIKSVASENNREEKSISNDALKALYAYDWPGNIRELKNVLESALILSKGKQILKDDLPPKIKNNANQIVKITLPIGISLKEAEREIIKQTLLYSKHNKSKCAEILKIGRKTLHNKITEYNID; encoded by the coding sequence ATGAGTAAGTTACTTGTAGTAGATGATGAAAAAAATATAAGAGAAGGAATAGCAACTTATCTTGAAGAGGAGGGGTTTTTTGTATTTACTGCTAGTGATGGAGAAGAAGCTCTTGAAACAATTGAAAATGAAAAAATTGATGCTATAATAGCTGACCTCAGAATGCCTCTATTATCAGGAGAAGAATTATTAAAAATTGTAAAAGATAAAAATCCAAATATACCTTTCATTATTCTAACAGCACATGGGACCGTTGATTCAGCAGTTGATGCTATGCGAGAGGGTGCTTATGACTTTTTAACAAAACCAGTTGATCTTGAAAGATTATTACTCATAATAAAAAGAGCCTTAAACAGTCAAAATGATAAAATTCATAAAAGCTTATCTTCAAAAAATATTATTATTCGAAAAGATTTAAACTATTATGAACATATTCTTGGAAAATCTCTTGTCATGCAAAAGATTTTGGAGCTCGTAAAAAAAATTGCTAAATCAAAAGCATCTGTGCTAATAACTGGAGAAAGTGGAGTTGGAAAAGAAGTAATAGCAGATGCTATTTTTGACCTATCAAATAGAAATGATAAACCCTTCATTAAAGTAAACTGTGCAGCACTCTCTGAAAGCATACTTGAAAGCGAACTTTTCGGACATGAAAAAGGCGCATTTACAGGTGCCATATCTCAGAAAAAAGGAAGGTTTGAACTTGCCGATAAGGGAACAATATTTTTAGATGAAATAGTAGAAGTATCACCTGAAGTTCAGGTAAAATTACTAAGAGTTCTTCAAAATAAAACATTCGAGCGCGTAGGTGGAGAACTTACCATGCAAGTTGACATTAGATTGTTAACAGCAACAAATAAAAATATTGAAGAAGAGATCAAGAAGGGAAGATTTAGGGAAGACTTATTTTACAGGCTAAATATAATAAACATCAATATTCCGCCCTTAAGAGAGAGAAAAGATGATATATATAACCTAACAAGCATACTAATTAAAAGCGTTGCTAGCGAAAACAATAGAGAAGAAAAAAGCATCTCTAACGATGCACTCAAAGCTCTTTATGCATATGATTGGCCAGGAAATATTAGAGAGTTAAAAAATGTACTTGAAAGTGCCCTCATATTATCTAAGGGAAAGCAAATTCTAAAAGATGACCTGCCACCAAAAATTAAAAATAATGCAAATCAAATAGTTAAAATAACATTACCAATAGGCATAAGCTTAAAAGAAGCAGAAAGGGAAATTATTAAGCAAACACTTCTATATTCTAAGCATAACAAAAGCAAATGTGCAGAAATACTAAAAATAGGAAGAAAAACACTTCACAATAAAATAACAGAATACAACATCGACTAA
- a CDS encoding ATP-binding protein has protein sequence MSKFFKKALSKLNKLSSEQKLKFIQDLYKKIEIYDGIFASINEGILVLDKLNNIIYLNKMLFQILTLNSDSKLENLNDIQIPTLTNLIEELAINEDKIIDHEIQISTNIFIKISFMPYVKDQKLEGNIILIEDIKDKKHKEELFRRAEALAAFTRHARNIAHEIKNPLGAIDINLQLLKKEIDRQNFKSSKANNYFKIIKEEINRMDKTVTDFLLTVRPIKITAEKKDITDIIKSVYNLLNPELKNKDIKFILNLKKVSPVLIDEKLLRQVIINIVKNAEEALIESNKKIKKIDISIYDSKDKIYINIKDNGDGIKDEAKDEIFKPQFSTKEKGSGIGLTISYKIIKEHGGEIFVESKNMKGTTFTITLPKLNTDKILIEGYLENE, from the coding sequence ATGAGTAAATTTTTTAAAAAAGCCTTATCTAAGCTAAATAAACTATCAAGCGAGCAAAAACTAAAGTTTATTCAAGATCTCTATAAAAAAATAGAAATATATGACGGAATTTTTGCATCTATTAATGAAGGGATTCTTGTACTTGATAAACTTAATAACATAATTTATTTAAACAAAATGTTATTTCAAATACTAACTCTTAATTCTGATTCTAAACTAGAAAACCTTAACGATATCCAAATTCCGACCTTAACAAATTTAATAGAAGAGCTAGCAATAAATGAAGATAAGATCATAGATCACGAGATCCAAATTTCAACAAATATTTTTATTAAAATATCATTCATGCCATATGTTAAAGATCAAAAACTTGAAGGAAATATTATTTTAATTGAAGATATCAAAGATAAAAAACATAAAGAAGAACTTTTTAGAAGAGCAGAAGCCTTAGCTGCCTTTACAAGACATGCAAGAAATATTGCACATGAAATTAAAAATCCATTAGGGGCAATTGATATAAATTTGCAGCTACTCAAGAAAGAAATAGACAGACAAAATTTTAAAAGTTCTAAAGCAAATAATTATTTTAAAATAATAAAAGAAGAAATAAATAGAATGGACAAAACTGTAACAGACTTTTTATTAACAGTAAGGCCTATCAAGATAACAGCCGAAAAAAAAGATATAACTGATATAATAAAAAGCGTATATAACTTGTTAAATCCAGAATTAAAAAATAAAGATATTAAATTTATACTCAACCTCAAAAAAGTAAGCCCTGTTTTAATTGATGAAAAACTTTTAAGACAAGTAATAATAAACATAGTAAAAAACGCAGAAGAAGCTCTAATTGAATCAAATAAAAAAATAAAAAAAATAGATATTTCTATATACGATAGTAAAGATAAAATATATATAAATATAAAAGATAATGGAGATGGAATTAAAGATGAAGCAAAGGATGAAATATTTAAGCCACAATTTAGTACAAAAGAAAAAGGAAGTGGAATAGGACTCACTATTTCTTATAAAATAATAAAAGAACACGGAGGTGAAATTTTTGTAGAGAGTAAAAACATGAAAGGAACAACTTTTACAATTACTCTTCCAAAATTAAACACAGACAAAATTTTAATTGAAGGATATTTAGAAAATGAGTAA